Proteins encoded together in one Pogoniulus pusillus isolate bPogPus1 chromosome 18, bPogPus1.pri, whole genome shotgun sequence window:
- the GGPS1 gene encoding geranylgeranyl pyrophosphate synthase isoform X1, producing MNGMDETSKRILEPYQYLLQLPGKQVRTKLSQAFNHWLNVPEDKIQVIIEVTEMLHNASLLVDDIEDNSKLRRGFPVAHSIYGIPSVINCANYVYFLGLEKVLTLDHPDAVKVFTRQLLELHKGQGLDIYWRDTYTCPTEDEYKAMVLQKTGGLFGLAVGLMQLFSSYKKDLKPLLNTLGLFFQIRDDYANLHSKEYSENKSFCEDLTEGKFSFPTIHAIWSRPESTQVQNILRQRTENIDIKKYCVHYLENLGSFEYTRNTLKELESEAYKQIESLGGNPELVALVEQLSKMFKDNEN from the exons GTAAGCAAGTGAGAACCAAACTGTCACAGGCCTTTAATCACTGGCTGAATGTTCCAGAAGATAAAATACAG GTTATAATTGAAGTGACAGAGATGTTGCACAATGCAAGCCTACTTGTGGACGACATTGAAGATAACTCAAAGCTGCGACGGGGCTTTCCAGTGGCACACAGCATCTATGGAATTCCATCTGTAATCAACTGTGCTAATTATGTGTATTTTCTTGGCTTAGAGAAAGTTTTAACCCTTGATCATCCAGATGCTGTTAAAGTTTTTACTCGGCAACTACTGGAACTCCATAAAGGTCAAGGCTTGGATATTTACTGGAGGGATACTTACACCTGTCCTACAGAAGATGAATATAAAGCTATGGTATTGCAGAAGACAGGTGGTCTCTTTGGATTAGCTGTAGGCCTCATGCAGCTGTTTTCCAGTTATAAAAAAGACTTAAAGCCACTTCTTAACACacttggcctcttcttccaaatAAGAGATGACTATGCCAACTTGCACTCCAAAGAATATAGTGAAAACAAAAGTTTTTGTGAAGACTTAACCGAGGGCAAGTTCTCCTTCCCAACCATTCATGCAATTTGGTCAAGACCTGAAAGTACTCAGGTGCAAAACATTCTACGTCAAAGGACGGAGAACATAGATATAAAAAAGTACTGTGTACATTATCTTGAAAACTTGGGTTCCTTTGAGTACACTCGGAATACCTTGAAAGAGCTTGAATCTGAAGCCTATAAACAAATTGAATCACTTGGGGGAAACCCTGAGCTTGTAGCACTAGTTGAACAGCTGAGCAAAATGTTCAAAGACAATGAAAATTAA
- the GGPS1 gene encoding geranylgeranyl pyrophosphate synthase isoform X2, whose product MLHNASLLVDDIEDNSKLRRGFPVAHSIYGIPSVINCANYVYFLGLEKVLTLDHPDAVKVFTRQLLELHKGQGLDIYWRDTYTCPTEDEYKAMVLQKTGGLFGLAVGLMQLFSSYKKDLKPLLNTLGLFFQIRDDYANLHSKEYSENKSFCEDLTEGKFSFPTIHAIWSRPESTQVQNILRQRTENIDIKKYCVHYLENLGSFEYTRNTLKELESEAYKQIESLGGNPELVALVEQLSKMFKDNEN is encoded by the coding sequence ATGTTGCACAATGCAAGCCTACTTGTGGACGACATTGAAGATAACTCAAAGCTGCGACGGGGCTTTCCAGTGGCACACAGCATCTATGGAATTCCATCTGTAATCAACTGTGCTAATTATGTGTATTTTCTTGGCTTAGAGAAAGTTTTAACCCTTGATCATCCAGATGCTGTTAAAGTTTTTACTCGGCAACTACTGGAACTCCATAAAGGTCAAGGCTTGGATATTTACTGGAGGGATACTTACACCTGTCCTACAGAAGATGAATATAAAGCTATGGTATTGCAGAAGACAGGTGGTCTCTTTGGATTAGCTGTAGGCCTCATGCAGCTGTTTTCCAGTTATAAAAAAGACTTAAAGCCACTTCTTAACACacttggcctcttcttccaaatAAGAGATGACTATGCCAACTTGCACTCCAAAGAATATAGTGAAAACAAAAGTTTTTGTGAAGACTTAACCGAGGGCAAGTTCTCCTTCCCAACCATTCATGCAATTTGGTCAAGACCTGAAAGTACTCAGGTGCAAAACATTCTACGTCAAAGGACGGAGAACATAGATATAAAAAAGTACTGTGTACATTATCTTGAAAACTTGGGTTCCTTTGAGTACACTCGGAATACCTTGAAAGAGCTTGAATCTGAAGCCTATAAACAAATTGAATCACTTGGGGGAAACCCTGAGCTTGTAGCACTAGTTGAACAGCTGAGCAAAATGTTCAAAGACAATGAAAATTAA